From the Macaca thibetana thibetana isolate TM-01 chromosome 12, ASM2454274v1, whole genome shotgun sequence genome, one window contains:
- the TEX44 gene encoding testis-expressed protein 44: MTPGEPSGEAGSTSSPTHGTPGSPLGSVADSVSKDSPAGGPQGQVPLTTDVLAVSSSAASTDQQDVDQASLKTATPEAMSTSGDKDKGAVVPEHGQKTPGKITPLLPSQNPSPLQTSMSLENPTWDRQVQDTRTSQSLVVFPSHLLGKDKTSQMASVPEREPESAPLAPSAEPQFTQHTEAQPVGSDADHVTAGVNGQHGPQAASTTKAAEEKAEHPKAPYPEAEALPSDESPVAMGANVVDGLGDLQAWFFPPPPVGSVSPSPGPHEVAPGRRPLDLSLYMASEENGYMCSMTSLLGRGEGSISSLADILVWSETTMGMAIATGFLDSGHSTVADLLHSSGPRLRSVPSLLGSVSSAFSSGLMSGTGSALRTLTHVLETVEQRTVEGIRSAVRYLTSHLTPRRFQADPNYD, from the coding sequence ATGACCCCAGGAGAGCCCTCGGGAGAGGCCGGCTCCACCAGCAGCCCCACACATGGCACTCCCGGGTCCCCCCTGGGCAGCGTGGCTGACAGCGTGTCTAAGGACAGCCCAGCAGGAGGGCCCCAAGGTCAGGTCCCACTCACAACAGATGTCTTGGCGGTGAGCAGCTCTGCCGCATCCACCGACCAGCAGGATGTAGATCAGGCCTCCCTCAAGACGGCCACCCCCGAGGCCATGTCAACATCTGGAGACAAAGACAAGGGTGCAGTTGTTCCAGAACATGGCCAGAAGACACCTGGAAAAATcacacctctgcttcccagccaAAACCCAAGTCCCCTGCAAACATCTATGAGCCTTGAGAATCCAACGTGGGACAGGCAGGTTCAAGACACAAGGACAAGTCAGAGTCTAGTGGTTTTCCCAAGTCACCTCCTGGGTAAGGACAAGACGTCACAAATGGCGAGTGTTCCTGAGAGAGAGCCGGAGTCAGCCCCCTTGGCCCCCAGTGCTGAGCCACAGTTCACCCAGCACACGGAGGCTCAGCCCGTCGGGAGTGATGCTGACCACGTCACCGCAGGTGTCAATGGCCAGCATGGCCCTCAGGCTGCCAGCACCACCAAGGCTGCTGAGGAGAAAGCTGAGCATCCAAAGGCCCCATACCCTGAAGCTGAAGCTTTGCCATCTGATGAGTCCCCAGTGGCAATGGGGGCAAATGTGGTGGATGGCTTAGGAGACCTGCAGGCTTGGTTCTTCCCTCCACCTCCAGTAGGCAGTGTGTCCCCGTCACCTGGCCCCCATGAGGTGGCCCCGGGGAGGAGGCCCCTGGACCTCAGCCTGTACATGGCCAGTGAGGAGAATGGCTACATGTGCTCCATGACCAGTCTGCTGGGCAGGGGCGAGGGCTCCATCAGCTCCCTGGCAGACATCCTGGTGTGGTCCGAGACCACCATGGGCATGGCCATAGCCACAGGCTTCCTGGACTCCGGCCACAGCACCGTGGCAGATCTGCTGCACAGCTCGGGGCCCAGATTGCGCTCGGTCCCCAGCCTGCTGGGAAGCGTCAGCTCAGCCTTCTCCTCCGGGCTGATGTCAGGGACTGGCTCAGCCCTGCGCACCCTCACCCATGTGCTGGAGACAGTGGAGCAGAGGACGGTGGAGGGCATCCGCTCGGCCGTGCGCTACCTGACCAGCCACCTCACCCCACGCCGGTTCCAGGCTGACCCCAACTATGATTAG